From Streptomyces chrestomyceticus JCM 4735, one genomic window encodes:
- a CDS encoding LolA family protein: MPRNQPAQVTDEWDGDGGRSAKRRRMMRYAVPAAVVGITAATIGLVPAFAGAGSPDLPKISAQDLIAKVAASDVQQLSGTVRTNTDLGLPSLSGASAGTFGSGSAGQGGSGSGDKDGKGASASPQNQLMDLASGSHTLQVAADGPDKQRVSVVGKAAEYNLVHNGRDIWGYDSKSNTAYHSTVPAEAGKDGKHGSGKSGTSGESGDLKNATPQELAKKALDAVGDSTSVTVDGTAKVAGRDAYQLSIKPKQAGSTVDSIRISVDAETGVPLKFTLTPKGGGAAAIDVGFTSVDFAKPAAGTFDFKPPKGAEVVDGDKARAQQRAKGERTAEDLKGILGQYGLGGKNAAKGKGGVDVIGSGWTSIAHVKGVGSGLSAAGGKGASGEAAKLLDSLGEKVDGKFGSGRLYSTRLVNALVTDDGSVYAGAVDKESLIKAAESAT; this comes from the coding sequence ATGCCACGGAACCAACCGGCACAGGTCACCGACGAATGGGACGGGGACGGGGGGCGCTCCGCGAAGCGCCGCAGAATGATGCGGTACGCCGTCCCGGCCGCCGTCGTGGGCATCACCGCGGCCACCATCGGGCTGGTCCCGGCGTTCGCCGGCGCCGGCTCCCCGGACCTGCCGAAGATCTCCGCGCAGGACCTGATAGCCAAGGTCGCCGCGTCGGACGTGCAGCAGTTGTCCGGCACGGTCCGTACCAACACCGACCTGGGACTGCCGTCCCTGTCGGGTGCCAGTGCCGGTACCTTCGGCAGCGGCTCGGCGGGCCAGGGCGGCAGCGGCTCGGGCGACAAGGACGGCAAGGGAGCCTCCGCGAGCCCGCAGAACCAGCTTATGGACCTGGCGTCCGGCTCGCACACACTGCAGGTCGCCGCCGACGGGCCGGACAAGCAGCGGGTCTCGGTCGTCGGCAAGGCCGCCGAGTACAACCTCGTGCACAACGGCCGTGACATCTGGGGCTACGACAGCAAGAGCAACACCGCGTACCACAGCACGGTCCCGGCCGAAGCGGGCAAGGACGGGAAGCACGGGTCCGGCAAGTCCGGCACATCCGGCGAGAGCGGCGACCTGAAGAACGCCACCCCGCAGGAGCTGGCCAAGAAGGCGCTCGACGCGGTCGGCGACAGCACCTCGGTGACCGTCGACGGCACGGCCAAGGTGGCCGGACGGGACGCGTACCAGCTCTCCATCAAGCCCAAGCAGGCCGGTTCCACGGTCGACTCGATCCGGATCTCGGTGGACGCCGAGACCGGCGTACCGCTGAAGTTCACGCTCACGCCCAAGGGCGGCGGCGCCGCCGCGATCGACGTCGGCTTCACCTCCGTCGACTTCGCCAAGCCCGCGGCCGGCACCTTCGACTTCAAGCCGCCGAAGGGCGCCGAGGTCGTGGACGGCGACAAGGCCCGCGCGCAGCAGCGCGCCAAGGGCGAGCGGACCGCCGAGGACCTCAAGGGCATCCTGGGGCAGTACGGCCTGGGCGGCAAGAACGCCGCGAAGGGCAAGGGCGGCGTCGACGTCATCGGCTCCGGCTGGACCTCGATCGCCCACGTCAAGGGCGTCGGCTCCGGTCTCTCCGCGGCCGGCGGCAAGGGCGCGTCCGGTGAGGCGGCCAAGCTGCTGGACAGCCTGGGCGAGAAGGTGGACGGGAAGTTCGGCTCCGGCCGGCTCTACAGCACCCGCCTGGTCAACGCCCTGGTGACGGACGACGGCTCGGTCTACGCCGGTGCCGTGGACAAGGAGTCCCTGATCAAGGCGGCCGAGTCCGCCACGTGA
- a CDS encoding ATP-grasp domain-containing protein has translation MDRTVPGLIVKIGDYPLHHGGVGAIRSLGRLGVPMYAITEDRFTPAATSRYLHGRCVWPTTGREDPQRLVEVLLRIGKRIGRPAVLIPTDEEAAVLTAEYADVLSGHFLFPRTVAGLPRRLASKQGLYELCVEHGIPSPASAFPESLSDIEQFAARARFPVVAKNREAFQRRRHPAVAGTTLIAGPDQLVGLAHDWGPRPDVILQEYLPREEAEDWIVHAYFDADSTALSLFTGVKVRSWPPHAGMTACAYVVDNPELAELTAQFVKRVGFSGIVDLDWRYDRRDGAYKLLDFNPRMGAQFRLFENEAGIDVVRAQHLDLTGRKVPEAEQRAGQRFVVENIDLPALLAYRRSGYTTPHAPSRTTGTELAWLAADDLKPFFTMLARFVGPGARHLVELRRASRRARAMNGGSVRPFPARAVGGTAGPAATPWGGERT, from the coding sequence GTGGACCGGACCGTTCCGGGGCTCATCGTGAAGATCGGGGACTATCCGCTGCACCACGGCGGGGTGGGGGCGATCCGCAGTCTGGGGCGCCTCGGCGTACCCATGTACGCGATCACCGAGGACCGGTTCACCCCCGCCGCCACCTCCCGCTACCTGCACGGACGCTGTGTCTGGCCGACCACCGGACGCGAGGACCCCCAGCGGCTCGTCGAGGTGCTGCTGCGCATCGGCAAGCGCATCGGCCGGCCCGCGGTCCTGATTCCGACCGACGAGGAGGCCGCCGTCCTGACCGCTGAGTACGCCGACGTCCTCAGCGGCCATTTCCTGTTCCCCCGCACCGTAGCGGGCCTGCCGCGCCGCCTGGCGAGCAAACAGGGGCTGTACGAACTCTGCGTGGAGCACGGAATTCCGTCACCGGCGTCCGCCTTCCCGGAGTCGCTCTCGGACATCGAGCAGTTCGCCGCACGGGCGCGCTTTCCGGTCGTGGCCAAGAACCGCGAGGCGTTCCAGCGGCGCCGGCACCCCGCGGTCGCCGGCACCACCCTGATCGCGGGCCCCGACCAGCTCGTCGGCCTGGCGCACGACTGGGGGCCGCGGCCGGACGTGATCCTCCAGGAGTACCTGCCGCGGGAGGAGGCCGAGGACTGGATCGTGCACGCGTACTTCGACGCGGACAGCACCGCGCTGAGCCTGTTCACCGGCGTCAAGGTGCGCTCCTGGCCGCCGCACGCGGGCATGACGGCCTGCGCGTACGTCGTCGACAACCCCGAACTGGCCGAGCTGACCGCCCAGTTCGTCAAGCGCGTCGGCTTCAGCGGCATCGTGGACCTGGACTGGCGCTACGACCGCCGGGACGGCGCGTACAAGCTGCTGGACTTCAACCCGCGGATGGGCGCCCAGTTCCGGCTGTTCGAGAACGAGGCGGGCATCGACGTCGTACGGGCCCAGCACCTGGACCTGACCGGCCGGAAGGTCCCGGAGGCGGAACAGCGGGCCGGGCAGCGGTTCGTCGTGGAGAACATCGACCTGCCGGCGCTGCTCGCGTACCGCCGGAGCGGCTACACCACGCCGCACGCGCCGAGCCGCACCACCGGCACCGAGCTGGCGTGGCTGGCCGCCGACGACCTCAAGCCGTTCTTCACGATGCTGGCCCGCTTCGTCGGTCCGGGAGCCCGGCACCTGGTCGAGCTGCGCCGGGCGAGCAGACGCGCGCGGGCGATGAACGGGGGATCAGTACGACCGTTCCCCGCAAGGGCAGTGGGGGGCACTGCCGGACCAGCAGCAACACCCTGGGGAGGGGAACGCACGTGA
- a CDS encoding M28 family metallopeptidase — MSWNAARPRTTRRFRRSGSSGGSGPGGLGLTAAGAVLGLIVAIPGAAGAATAAPAARSATPTVSTAAAPDLPLANLKAHLSQLQSIATANGGNRAHGRPGYRASIDYLKGKLDAAGFTTSVQQFSTGGTTGYNLIADWPGGDPNQVLMTGAHLDSVSAGPGINDNGSGSAAVLETALAVARTGAKPAKHLRFGWWGAEELGMRGSQYYVSRLAATERSKFSGYLNFDMVGSPNPGYFVYDDDRAIEAVFKAYYASLNIPTEIETEGDGRSDHAPFKNVGIPVGGLFSGADYTKTAAQAQKWGGTAGQPFDRCYHRSCDTSSNINDTALDRNSDAVAHAVWTLGVGTTTPPGGTVFENTDDVQIPDAGAAVTSSVTVSGRTGNAPATLQVGVDIKHSYRGDLVIDLVGPSGQAYRLKNSSGSDSAPNVITTYTVDASAETADGTWQLRVQDLGPQDTGYLDSWKLTF; from the coding sequence ATGTCATGGAATGCCGCAAGACCCCGCACGACCAGGCGTTTTCGAAGATCTGGCAGCAGCGGCGGCAGCGGTCCCGGTGGCCTCGGGCTGACTGCCGCCGGTGCCGTACTCGGCCTGATCGTTGCGATACCCGGGGCGGCCGGCGCGGCCACCGCCGCGCCCGCCGCCCGCTCCGCCACCCCCACCGTCAGCACCGCCGCCGCCCCCGACCTGCCGCTGGCCAACCTCAAAGCGCACCTGAGCCAGCTCCAGTCGATCGCCACCGCCAACGGCGGCAACCGGGCCCACGGCCGGCCCGGCTACCGGGCCTCGATCGACTACCTCAAGGGCAAGCTGGACGCCGCGGGCTTCACCACCAGCGTGCAGCAGTTCAGCACCGGCGGCACCACCGGCTACAACCTGATCGCCGACTGGCCCGGCGGCGACCCGAACCAGGTCCTGATGACCGGCGCGCACCTGGACTCCGTCAGCGCGGGCCCCGGCATCAACGACAACGGCTCCGGCTCGGCCGCGGTCCTCGAAACCGCGCTGGCCGTCGCCCGCACGGGCGCCAAACCCGCCAAGCACCTGCGGTTCGGCTGGTGGGGCGCCGAGGAGCTGGGGATGCGCGGCTCGCAGTACTACGTGAGCCGGCTGGCCGCGACGGAGCGGTCGAAGTTCAGCGGCTATCTGAACTTCGACATGGTGGGCTCCCCCAACCCCGGCTACTTCGTCTACGACGACGACCGCGCCATCGAGGCCGTGTTCAAGGCGTACTACGCCTCGCTGAACATCCCCACGGAGATCGAGACCGAGGGCGACGGCCGCAGCGACCACGCGCCGTTCAAGAACGTCGGCATCCCCGTGGGCGGCCTGTTCTCCGGCGCCGACTACACCAAGACGGCCGCCCAGGCGCAGAAGTGGGGCGGTACGGCGGGCCAGCCCTTCGACCGCTGCTACCACCGCTCCTGCGACACCTCGTCGAACATCAACGACACCGCCCTGGACCGCAACAGCGACGCCGTCGCCCACGCGGTGTGGACGCTGGGCGTCGGTACGACGACCCCGCCCGGCGGCACCGTCTTCGAGAACACCGACGACGTGCAGATCCCGGACGCGGGCGCCGCGGTGACCTCGTCGGTGACGGTCTCCGGCCGTACCGGCAACGCCCCGGCCACCCTCCAAGTCGGGGTGGACATCAAGCACAGCTACCGCGGTGACCTGGTCATCGACCTCGTGGGGCCGAGTGGGCAGGCGTACCGGCTGAAGAACTCCAGCGGCTCGGACTCGGCGCCGAACGTGATCACCACATACACCGTCGACGCGTCCGCCGAGACGGCCGACGGCACCTGGCAGCTACGGGTGCAGGACCTCGGCCCGCAGGACACCGGCTACCTCGACAGTTGGAAGCTCACCTTCTGA
- the fahA gene encoding fumarylacetoacetase, with translation MSEHHPLDLPEDHPFGPHTLPYGVFSTADDPTRRRIGVRYGDHVLDLDALATTSGSPHADLLAAPTLNPLLAAGREIWQAVREAVRTAVTDPAQRATTESLLLPLNAVTLHLPFEVADYVDFYASEHHATNVGRIFRPNADALTPNWKHLPIGYHGRAGTVVVSGTPVVRPSGQRKAPADAAPTFGPSRRLDIEAEVGFVVGTPSALGEPVGLAGFRDHVFGVCLVNDWSARDIQAWEYVPLGPFLGKSFATSVSAWITPLDALDHARTAPPARDVPVLPYLDDSDSEPGGIDLRIQVDINGETVARPPFSAMYWTAAQQLTHMTVNGASLRTGDLYASGTVSGPEPDQLGCLLELTQGKGPFLEDGDEVTLTAWAPGPEGSRIGLGEVTGRIRPARTS, from the coding sequence ATGTCCGAGCACCACCCGCTCGACCTGCCCGAGGACCACCCCTTCGGGCCGCACACCCTCCCCTACGGTGTCTTCAGTACGGCGGACGATCCGACACGGCGCCGCATCGGCGTGCGCTACGGCGACCACGTACTCGACCTCGACGCGCTGGCCACCACCTCCGGATCGCCGCACGCCGACCTGCTCGCCGCACCGACCCTGAACCCGCTGCTCGCCGCGGGCCGCGAGATCTGGCAGGCCGTGCGGGAGGCCGTCCGCACGGCCGTCACCGACCCCGCGCAGCGCGCCACCACCGAGTCGCTGCTGCTCCCGCTCAACGCGGTGACGCTGCACCTGCCGTTCGAGGTCGCGGACTACGTCGACTTCTACGCCAGCGAGCACCACGCCACCAACGTCGGCCGGATCTTCCGGCCGAACGCCGACGCGCTCACCCCCAACTGGAAGCACCTGCCCATCGGCTACCACGGCCGGGCCGGCACCGTCGTCGTCTCCGGCACCCCGGTCGTCCGGCCCAGCGGCCAGCGCAAGGCGCCCGCCGACGCGGCGCCCACCTTCGGGCCCTCCCGGCGTCTGGACATCGAGGCGGAGGTCGGCTTCGTCGTCGGCACGCCGTCCGCGCTCGGCGAGCCGGTCGGCCTGGCCGGCTTCCGCGACCACGTCTTCGGCGTCTGCCTGGTCAACGACTGGTCGGCGCGCGACATCCAGGCCTGGGAGTACGTACCGCTCGGCCCCTTCCTCGGCAAGTCCTTCGCGACCTCCGTGTCCGCGTGGATCACGCCCCTGGACGCGCTGGACCACGCCCGTACGGCACCGCCCGCCCGCGACGTCCCCGTCCTCCCCTACCTGGACGACTCGGACTCCGAGCCGGGCGGCATCGACCTGCGCATCCAGGTCGACATCAACGGGGAGACGGTCGCCCGCCCGCCCTTCTCCGCCATGTACTGGACCGCCGCCCAGCAGCTCACCCACATGACGGTCAACGGCGCCTCGCTGCGCACCGGCGACCTCTACGCCTCCGGCACGGTCTCCGGGCCGGAGCCGGACCAGCTCGGCTGCCTCCTCGAACTCACCCAGGGCAAGGGCCCGTTCCTGGAGGACGGCGACGAGGTCACGCTGACCGCCTGGGCGCCGGGCCCCGAGGGCTCCCGGATCGGCCTGGGCGAGGTCACCGGACGTATCCGGCCCGCGCGTACGTCATGA
- a CDS encoding FAD-dependent oxidoreductase produces MNTPVAVVGAGPYGLSTAAHLRARGVPVRVFGRPMVSWRENMPAGMLLKSTPAASTIDAPQAGHTLQDFCDATGGRRYESDWDILPVETFVRYGEWFQERLVPDLEQVRVVSVDRRSGGYDRRSDGFELKLDSGEQFRARAVVVATGLTGFARLPRELAAAVPDGPSPTGPVSHSSQHRDLSVFAGRDVVVVGAGQSALESAVLLAESGARSVRVVARGRTAVGFGAPPDQQPRLRPETPFGNAWSLYAFTYYAGGFRHLPAPARRYLVRRVLGPLGAWWLRDRFVGRVQVTAGQRIVRARVEDGRPVLTLRAPDGRTGELAADHVLAATGYQVDLAAMDFLGQGLRTGVTVSGGGPRLDAGFGSSVPGLHFTGLPAAASFGPVMRFVCGTEFASRRVAEAVAR; encoded by the coding sequence GTGAACACTCCGGTAGCAGTCGTCGGAGCCGGTCCGTACGGCCTGTCGACGGCGGCGCACCTGCGCGCGCGGGGCGTGCCCGTACGCGTCTTCGGCCGGCCGATGGTGAGCTGGCGCGAGAACATGCCCGCGGGCATGCTGCTCAAGTCGACCCCGGCGGCGTCCACCATCGACGCCCCGCAGGCCGGGCACACGCTCCAGGACTTCTGCGACGCGACGGGCGGGCGGCGCTACGAGTCCGACTGGGACATCCTCCCCGTCGAGACCTTCGTGCGGTACGGCGAATGGTTCCAGGAACGGCTGGTGCCCGACCTGGAGCAGGTACGGGTCGTCTCGGTCGACCGGCGGTCCGGCGGATACGACCGGCGCTCCGACGGATTCGAGCTGAAACTGGACAGCGGCGAACAGTTCCGGGCCCGTGCGGTCGTGGTGGCCACCGGACTGACCGGTTTCGCCCGGCTGCCGCGTGAGCTGGCCGCGGCGGTGCCGGACGGACCGTCCCCCACCGGTCCGGTCTCGCACAGCTCCCAGCACCGCGACCTGTCGGTCTTCGCGGGCCGGGACGTGGTGGTGGTCGGCGCCGGGCAGTCGGCGCTGGAGAGCGCGGTGCTGCTCGCCGAGTCCGGCGCCCGGTCCGTACGGGTCGTCGCGCGCGGGCGTACGGCGGTGGGTTTCGGCGCCCCGCCGGACCAGCAGCCCAGGCTGCGGCCGGAGACACCGTTCGGCAACGCCTGGTCGCTGTACGCGTTCACCTACTACGCGGGCGGATTCCGCCACCTGCCCGCACCGGCCCGGCGCTACCTGGTCCGCCGGGTGCTGGGCCCGCTCGGCGCCTGGTGGCTGCGTGACCGCTTCGTGGGCCGCGTCCAGGTCACGGCCGGGCAGCGGATCGTCCGGGCCCGCGTCGAGGACGGGCGCCCGGTCCTGACGCTGCGCGCCCCCGACGGCCGCACCGGCGAACTGGCCGCCGATCATGTGCTGGCCGCCACCGGCTACCAGGTCGATCTGGCGGCGATGGACTTCCTCGGCCAGGGCCTGCGCACCGGCGTCACGGTCAGCGGCGGAGGACCCCGCCTGGACGCGGGCTTCGGCTCGTCCGTCCCGGGCCTGCACTTCACGGGCCTTCCGGCGGCGGCGTCCTTCGGGCCCGTGATGCGCTTCGTCTGCGGTACGGAGTTCGCGTCCCGGCGGGTGGCGGAGGCGGTGGCGCGGTAG
- a CDS encoding ATP-binding cassette domain-containing protein, translated as MTQPSAGDRVIETRGLTKTYRGGQLAVDRLDLAVPRGSVFGFLGPNGSGKTTTIRMLLGLIEPSAGGARLLGEPMPRAARRVLPRVGALIEGPALYGFLSGRDNLVRYDAADPATDPRTRAQRVDHVLERVGLAAAARKKARAYSLGMKQRLGLAAALLQPRELLVLDEPTNGLDPQGMREIRTLVRELAGDGTTVFLSSHLLDEIEQVCTHAAVMARGRLVTQGTVAALSAGTRGRLVVGTPDTADAARVLKEYGVTDLVVAEERVTGDLPAPAGGPPDLAEVNAALVRAGVRVRAFGVERASLEDVFVELTGEGFDVAG; from the coding sequence ATGACGCAGCCGTCCGCCGGGGACCGGGTGATCGAGACCCGGGGGCTGACGAAGACCTACCGCGGCGGACAGCTCGCCGTCGACCGCCTCGACCTCGCCGTACCGCGCGGCAGCGTCTTCGGCTTCCTCGGACCCAACGGCTCGGGCAAGACCACCACCATCAGAATGCTGCTCGGCCTGATCGAGCCGTCCGCGGGCGGCGCCCGGCTGCTCGGCGAGCCGATGCCGCGGGCCGCCCGCCGGGTGCTGCCCAGGGTCGGCGCCCTCATCGAGGGACCGGCGCTGTACGGCTTCCTCAGCGGGCGGGACAACCTCGTACGGTACGACGCGGCCGACCCGGCCACCGACCCCCGCACCCGCGCGCAGCGCGTGGACCACGTGCTGGAACGGGTCGGGCTGGCCGCCGCCGCCCGCAAGAAGGCACGCGCCTACTCGCTGGGCATGAAGCAGCGCCTGGGGCTGGCCGCGGCGCTCCTGCAGCCCCGTGAGCTCCTCGTGCTGGACGAGCCGACCAACGGCCTGGACCCGCAGGGCATGCGCGAGATCCGTACGCTCGTCAGGGAACTGGCGGGTGACGGCACCACCGTCTTCCTCTCCTCCCACCTCCTCGACGAGATCGAGCAGGTCTGTACGCACGCCGCCGTGATGGCCCGCGGCCGGCTCGTCACCCAGGGCACGGTCGCCGCGCTGTCCGCGGGCACCCGGGGGCGGCTGGTGGTCGGCACGCCCGACACCGCCGACGCGGCGCGGGTGCTCAAGGAGTACGGGGTGACCGACCTCGTGGTGGCGGAGGAACGGGTGACCGGGGATCTGCCGGCACCGGCCGGCGGGCCGCCCGACCTGGCGGAGGTCAACGCCGCGCTCGTACGGGCCGGGGTGCGCGTACGGGCCTTCGGCGTGGAACGGGCGTCCCTGGAGGACGTCTTCGTGGAGCTGACGGGGGAGGGCTTCGATGTCGCGGGTTGA
- a CDS encoding ABC transporter permease produces the protein MSRVETAGSAEAAGSARVGSAAVRRAPRPLWSLGLLRNEIGTTFRRWRTLALLAVLAAVPVLIGVAVKIETSGEGGGQGGSGGAAFVSQITNNGLFLVFTALAVTLPVFLPLAVGVVAGDSVAGEAHAGTLRYLLVAPAGRTRLLLVKYATTLTFCLVATLVVAVSALVTGALLFPVGEVTLLSGTTVPFAEGLLRALAIAVVVALSLVGVAAIGLFVSTLTNSGIAAMATTVGLLIVVQILDTIPQLHAIQPYLFSHHWLSFADVLRDPVYWDQLQKNFGLQAVYAAVFGSAAWARFTARDVTA, from the coding sequence ATGTCGCGGGTTGAGACGGCCGGGAGCGCGGAAGCGGCCGGGAGCGCGCGGGTCGGGAGCGCGGCCGTACGTCGCGCGCCGCGGCCGCTGTGGTCGCTCGGTCTGCTGCGCAACGAGATCGGGACGACCTTCCGGCGCTGGCGCACCCTCGCGCTGCTCGCCGTCCTCGCCGCCGTACCGGTCCTGATCGGTGTCGCCGTCAAGATCGAGACGAGTGGTGAGGGCGGTGGCCAGGGCGGATCCGGCGGCGCGGCGTTCGTCTCCCAGATCACCAACAACGGGCTCTTCCTGGTCTTCACCGCGCTCGCCGTGACCCTGCCGGTCTTCCTGCCGCTGGCGGTCGGCGTGGTCGCCGGGGACTCGGTCGCCGGTGAGGCGCACGCCGGGACGCTGCGCTATCTGCTCGTCGCACCGGCCGGGCGGACCCGGCTGCTGCTGGTCAAGTACGCGACGACGCTGACGTTCTGCCTGGTGGCGACGTTGGTGGTGGCGGTGTCGGCGCTGGTGACCGGCGCGCTGCTGTTCCCGGTCGGCGAGGTGACGCTGCTGTCCGGGACGACCGTGCCGTTCGCCGAGGGACTGCTGCGGGCGCTGGCGATCGCGGTCGTCGTGGCGCTGTCCCTGGTGGGGGTGGCGGCGATCGGCCTGTTCGTCTCGACGCTCACCAACAGCGGCATCGCGGCGATGGCCACCACCGTCGGCCTGCTGATCGTGGTGCAGATCCTCGACACCATCCCGCAGCTCCACGCGATCCAGCCGTACCTCTTCTCGCACCACTGGCTGTCCTTCGCCGACGTGCTGCGCGACCCCGTCTACTGGGACCAGCTCCAGAAGAACTTCGGTCTCCAGGCGGTGTACGCGGCGGTTTTCGGCTCCGCCGCCTGGGCGCGCTTCACGGCGCGGGACGTCACGGCCTGA
- a CDS encoding polyprenyl synthetase family protein, which produces MTVVGPFGLSVRDQALEADVQAGLAAVEEGLLEATKSDVPFITEAAQHLVRAGGKRFRPLLVMLAAQFGDPHTPGVVPSAVVVELTHLATLYHDDVMDEADVRRGVASANARWGNSVAVLTGDFLFARASHILADLGPEAVRIQAEAFERLVTGQILETAGPRDGRDPIDHYLDVIAGKTGSLIAVAGRFGAMMSGADETTVNILTQYGERLGTAFQLADDVLDIASDSHESGKTPGTDLREGIPTLPVLHLRALADGEHGTDKDRELRDLLAGDLTDDARHAEALAGLRAHPALEQARRDTVRYAEEARATLAPLPECMAKAALEGLCDSVVHRAG; this is translated from the coding sequence GTGACCGTCGTCGGGCCCTTCGGGCTGAGCGTGCGGGACCAGGCTCTTGAGGCCGATGTCCAGGCCGGGTTGGCGGCTGTCGAGGAGGGCCTGCTGGAGGCCACCAAGAGCGACGTGCCGTTCATCACCGAGGCCGCCCAGCATCTCGTCCGCGCAGGTGGCAAGCGGTTCCGGCCGCTGCTGGTGATGCTGGCCGCGCAGTTCGGCGACCCGCACACGCCGGGCGTCGTCCCCTCGGCCGTCGTCGTGGAGCTGACGCACCTGGCGACGCTGTACCACGACGACGTCATGGACGAGGCGGACGTGCGCCGCGGGGTGGCCAGCGCCAACGCCCGCTGGGGCAACTCCGTGGCGGTGCTCACCGGCGACTTCCTCTTCGCGCGCGCCTCGCACATACTGGCCGACCTCGGGCCGGAGGCCGTCCGTATCCAGGCCGAGGCGTTCGAACGCCTCGTGACCGGTCAGATCCTGGAGACGGCGGGCCCGCGGGACGGCCGCGACCCGATCGACCACTACCTGGACGTCATCGCGGGCAAGACCGGCTCGCTGATCGCCGTCGCGGGCCGCTTCGGCGCGATGATGTCCGGCGCCGACGAGACGACCGTCAACATCCTGACCCAGTACGGCGAACGCCTCGGCACCGCCTTCCAGCTCGCCGACGACGTCCTGGACATCGCCAGCGACTCCCACGAGTCCGGCAAGACCCCCGGCACGGACCTGCGCGAGGGCATCCCGACCCTGCCGGTCCTGCACCTGCGCGCCCTGGCCGACGGCGAGCACGGCACCGACAAGGACCGCGAGCTGCGCGACCTGCTGGCCGGCGACCTGACCGACGACGCCCGGCACGCCGAGGCGCTGGCCGGACTGCGCGCCCACCCGGCGCTGGAGCAGGCCCGCCGCGACACCGTGCGCTACGCGGAGGAGGCGCGGGCCACCCTCGCGCCGCTGCCCGAGTGCATGGCGAAGGCCGCGCTGGAAGGGCTCTGCGACTCGGTGGTGCACCGGGCGGGGTGA
- a CDS encoding GOLPH3/VPS74 family protein, translated as MTGHGAGSKWGGADRGPTLPEELLLLALDPVRGKPLNDPSHLRYGLAGAALAELERAGRVTEGRGGRILAGSPLPLGDLVLDTALGTLPDAGKGGEIKVKRWVRSTARGIDEVCRQRLEQRGAVRRESRRALGLFRYERLAAGPLDLAGPARARFKGALATGFADPRDRALAALVAATHLDRKLDLGRDRRAVRRDLKALVRDDWIARAVAAVILQDQAAAGSGGGAG; from the coding sequence ATGACCGGGCACGGGGCGGGGAGCAAGTGGGGCGGCGCGGACCGCGGCCCCACGCTGCCCGAGGAGTTGCTGCTCCTCGCCCTGGACCCGGTGCGGGGCAAGCCGCTGAACGATCCGTCCCACCTGCGGTACGGCCTGGCCGGCGCCGCCCTCGCGGAGCTGGAGCGGGCCGGGCGGGTCACCGAGGGCCGCGGCGGCCGGATTCTGGCGGGCAGCCCGCTGCCCCTCGGTGACCTGGTGCTGGACACGGCGCTGGGCACGCTGCCCGACGCCGGCAAGGGCGGCGAGATCAAGGTCAAGCGCTGGGTGCGGAGCACGGCGCGCGGTATCGACGAGGTGTGCCGGCAGCGGCTGGAACAGCGCGGTGCGGTCCGCCGGGAGTCGCGGCGCGCGCTGGGCCTGTTCCGTTATGAGCGGCTGGCGGCCGGGCCGCTGGACCTGGCCGGACCGGCCCGCGCGCGCTTCAAGGGCGCGCTGGCCACCGGCTTCGCGGACCCGCGCGACCGGGCTCTGGCCGCTCTGGTGGCGGCCACCCACCTGGACCGCAAGCTGGACCTGGGCCGGGACCGGCGGGCCGTACGCCGCGACCTGAAAGCGCTGGTCCGCGACGACTGGATCGCCCGCGCGGTGGCGGCCGTGATCCTCCAGGACCAGGCCGCCGCCGGTAGCGGCGGCGGTGCCGGATGA